The window ATGCGGAGCGCTTTATTGCCCTTCACCCGGGCAGCTCCAGCGCACCCTATGCGTACTATCTCATCGCGATTTCGCACTATGAGCGCATCTATGATGTAGGCCGTGACCAGTCCACCACGCAGGCCGCCTATGACGCGCTCCAGCAGGTGGTCCGGCGCTTCCCGGACAGCCCCTATGCCCGCGATGCCCGCCTGAAGATCGACATGACCCGCGACCACCTTGCCGGCAAGGACATGGATGTGGGCCGCTGGTATCTGCGCAACGGCTTCCATCTGGCGGCCATTGGCCGGTTCCAGAATGTCGTCCGCGAATACGGCACCACCAGCCATGTGCCCGAAGCGCTTCACCGCCTTGTCGAGGCCTATGTGGCCATGGGTGTTGCCGAGGAAGCGCGTCAGGTGGCGGCGGTTCTGGGCCATAACTTCCCCGGTTCGGCCTGGTATCAGGACAGCTATACCCTTCTGACCTCGCGCGGCATTGATGTGCCCGGCGAAGGCATCGAGGAAAGCGATCCCGGCCTGCTGCGCCGCGCCATGAGCCGGATATTCGGCTAAACCCTCGGGCGGGAGACGAGGGGAGCCATGCTCGCATCCCTCTCCATACGCGACATCGTCCTCATTGACCGGCTGGACCTTGCCTTTCAGCCCGGCCTTTCCGCGCTGACCGGCGAAACCGGGGCCGGCAAATCCATCCTGCTGGGCGCGCTGGGCCTTGCGTGCGGGGAGCGCGCGGACCGGGCCATGGTGCGCGCCGGCGCCGATCAGGGCAGTGCCATCGCGGTCTTTGACCTGCCAGACGGGCACACAGCCCTTTCCTTGCTGGATGAGGCCGGAATCAGCTTCGAGCCGGGTGAGCCGGTCATTCTGCGCCGCGTCATTACCGCCGATGGCCGTTCCCGCGCGCATGTGAACGACCAGCCGGCAAGCGTCGGCCTGTTGCGGGCGCTGGGCGATGTGCTGGTGGAAATCCATGGCCAGCATGACGGGCGCGGCCTGCTCGATCCCAAATCCCACAAGCGTCTTCTGGACGATTATGCCCGCAATGGCGCGCGCATGGCCGCTGTGGCGCAGGCATGGGACACGCTGAGCGCGGCCCGCCGCCATGTCGAGAAGCTGAAAGCGGACAAGGCGCGCGCCGCCGAGGAGGAGGTCTTCCTGCGCGACGCGGTCGAGGCGCTGGACGCGCTTCATCCCCGCCTTGGCGAGGAAGAGCAGCTGGCCGCAGAACGCCGTTTCCTGCAGCAGGCCGAGACGGCGCTCTCCGACCTGCAGGCCGCCTCGGAAGCCTTTTCCGGTTCTGACGCCGTGGCGAGCCGCCTCAATCATGCGCTCAAGGGCCTGGAACGCGTGCGTGCGAGCCTTGGCGCAGACGCGGCTGCAGACAGCGCGCAGGCCAATGCCGTCAGCGCTCTGGACCGGGCCAGCGGCGCACTGGAGCGCGCGCTGATCGAGTTTGACGAGGCTGAAAGCGCGCTCACTGATGCGGCTTCCGCCTTCGAGGTGGAGCCCGGCGCACTGGAACGTGCCGAAGAGCGCCTGTTTGCCCTGCGCGCCCTCGCCCGCAAGCATCAGGTGGAGGTGGACGCCCTGCCGGCCCTGCGCGCTGAACTCGCCGAACGGCTCGATGCGGTGGCCGACGGGGAAGGCCGCACACGCGAAGCCGAAGCCGCGCTGAAAGCCGCTGAAGCTGATTATGCCCGCGCTGCCAGTGCCTTGAGCGAGGCACGCAAGACGCAAGGCGAGAAGCTCGCCGCTGCCGTGATGGCCGAACTCGCTCCGCTCAAACTGGAAAAGGCACGCTTCCGCGTTGCCGTCACTAGCGACGAGACCCGCGCCGGCCCGTCGGGCTGGGACTCGGTGGCGTTCGAGGTGTCCACCAATCCGGGCGCGCCGTTTGGTCCGCTGGACCGGATTGCGTCGGGCGGCGAGCTGTCGCGCTTCGCGCTGGCGCTGAAAGTGTGCCTGGCGGGGTCCGACAGCGGCATTGTGATGGTGTTTGACGAGGTCGATCAGGGGGTTGGCGGGGCGGTGGCCGATGCGGTGGGCCACCGGCTGGCGCGCCTTGCCGAAGGCGGGCAGGCGCTGGTTGTCACCCACTCCCCGCAGGTTGCTGCCCGCGCGGGCCATCACTGGAAAATCGCCAAATCCGAGGAAGGCGAGGCCATGCGCACCCGCGTCGTACCGCTGGACGGGCGGGAGCGCCGCGAGGAGATCGCGCGCATGCTGTCGGGCGCGGAAGTGACCGAAGCGGCACGCGCCGCTGCTGATGAGCTGATGGCATCGTGAGCTCCGAAATCGAAAACCTGTCCCCGGAGGCCGCCGCTGCCGAGCATGCGCGCCTCGCCGAAGAGATCGCGGCCCATGACCGCGCCTATTATGCGGAAGATGCGCCGGTCATTACTGACGCCGAATATGATGGCTTGCGTGCCCGGCTGGAGGCACTGGAAGCAGCTTTCCCGGAGCTGGCCCACGCGGAAAGTCCCACGCAGACCATCGGCGCCAAGCCATCGGGCAAATTTGCCGAGGTGCGCCATGCCGTGCCCATGCTGTCGCTCGGCAATGCCTTTGACGAAGACGATGTGGCCGCGTTCGAGGCGCGCATACGCCGCTTTCTGAATTTGAAGGACGACGAAACGCTCGCCTTCACTGCCGAGCCGAAGATTGACGGTCTGTCGGCATCCTTGCGTTATGAGAAGGGTGTGCTCCGGTCGGGCGCGACGCGCGGAGACGGCCAGACGGGCGAGAACGTCACCGAAAACCTCAAGACGCTGAATGAGATACCCAAAACGCTCACCGGCGATGTGCCGGACGTGCTGGAAGTGCGCGGCGAGGTTTATTTGAGCCATGCAGACTTCGCGGCGCTGAACGCGGCTCAGGAGGCGGCTGGCAAGCCGGCCTACAAGAACCCGCGCAACGCCGCCGCCGGTTCGCTGCGTCAGATCGATCCGGAGATTACCGCCACGCGTCCTTTGCGCTTTTTCGCCTATGCCTGGGGCGAGGTGTCTGAACCCTTGGCCGACACCCAGTCCGGCGCGGTTGAGCGCCTGAAGGCGCTGGGCTTCACCACGAATGACGACATGAAGCGGTGCGAGGGCGTGGACGCGCTGCTGGCCCATTATCGCGATCTGGAAGCGCGCCGGGCGGAGCTGGGCTACGATATAGATGGCGTCGTCTACAAGGTGGACCGGCTGGACTGGCAGGCGCGCCTGGGCTTTGTCGCGCGCGCCCCGCGCTGGGCCATCGCGCATAAATTCTCGCCCGAAAAGGCGGTGACGAAGCTCAATAATATCGAGATCCAGGTGGGCCGTACCGGCGCGCTCACCCCTGTGGCCAAGCTCGAACCCGTCACCGTGGGTGGCGTCGTGGTCTCCAACGCCACGCTGCACAATGAGGATTATATTAGGGGCGTCGGCAAGGACGGCGAGCCTATCCGTGGCGGAACCGACATCCGCATCGGCGACACCGTGATCGTCCAGCGTGCGGGCGATGTGATCCCGCAGATTGTCGACGTGCTCAAAGACCGGCGCGATGGCAGCGAGCAGGCCTTTGTGTTCCCGAAGGTCTGCCCCTGTCCGCTGCAGACGCCCGCCGAGCGCGAGGTGAATCCGCGCACCGGCGAGGTCAATGCCGTCACCCGCTGCACTGGCGAGTTTGCCTGCCCCTATCAGCGCAAGGAGCACCTGAAACACTTCGTCGCCCGCAAGGCGTTCGATATTGAGGGGCTGGGCGAGAAGCAGGTCGAGGCCTTCTATGAGGAAGGCATTGTGAAGGAGCCTGCCGACATTTTCACGCTCGCCGCGCGCAATGGTGATGGCCAGATAACGCCGCCGATTGCCGAGCGTGAGGGCTGGGGCGAGAAGTCCGCCGCGAACCTGTTTGACTCCATCGAGGCGCGCCGCTCCATCGGTCTTGCCCGCTTCATCAATGCGCTGGGCGTGCGCCATGTGGGCGAGGAAACCTCGCGGCTTCTGGCGCGCACTTATGGCAGCTGGGATGCGTTCGAGGCCGCTGCCGCGCGCGCTGGCGAAGAGGGCGAGGCGCGCGAGGCCATGCTGGGCGTTGACGGGCTGGGCGATACGGCGGTCGATGCCATTGGCCGCTTCTTCGCCGAGGAGCATAACCGCGCTGCGCTTGCGCGCCTGCTCGACCAGGTAAAAGTGGAAGACGCCGAGGCGGTCGCGACCGACAGCCCGGTAGCCGGCAAGACGGTTGTCTTCACCGGCGCGCTGGAGCGCTTCACCCGCGATGAGGCCAAGGCCCGCGCGCAGAGCCTTGGCGCGAAGGTGGCCGGGTCAGTATCGGCCAAGACCGATTATCTCATCGCCGGACCCGGCGCGGGTTCAAAGCTGAAAAAGGCCACCGAGCTCGGCGTGACAACCCTGACCGAAGATGAGTGGCTGGTACTGATTGGCGGGTAGGGGACGTGAAATCGGACCACCTGTTTTCTCCCCCCGTTTACGGGGGGAGTGCCGCGAAGCGGCGAGGGGGGGGATAACAAAAAGAGCCCCCCTCCGGCCTTTCAGGCCACCTCCCCCGTAAACGGGGGAGGAAAGAGTGCCATCTACTCCGCCGCCTGCAGATTATTGCCTGATCGGGCATCCTCGATGCGCTGGCGGGCGATCTCGTCGGCGATGAGGTTGGCCGGGCGGCCTTCATTCTCTGCCGTGTCGAGAATTTCGCCGAGCGTGGATTTGAGACCCTGCAGCTTGCCCTCGACCCATTTCTTGTCGAAGCGGGCATCGATCTCGCCCATGATATTGATGATGCCGCCAGCATTGATGACATAGTCCGGGGCGTAGGCGATTTTGCGCTTCATCAGCTCGGCGCCCATCTCGCGCGTGGCGAGCTGGTTGTTGGCCGCGCCCGCAACGGCGCGCACTTTCAGCCGGTCGATGGTTTTCTCGTTGATGATGGACCCCAGGGCGCAAGGCGCGAAAATATCGGCCTCGACATCGTAAATATCGTCCTTGCCGACGGTCTTCGCGCCGAGCTTTGCGGCCAGCGCCTGCAGTGCATCCTCGTGGATGTCGGTCAGGGTCAGCTCCGCGCCGGCCTTGGCCAGATGCTCGCACAGATAGGAGCCGACATGGCCGGTTGCGCCTTGAACGGCAATGCGCACGCCCGCGAGCGATGAATTGCCCAGCGCCTTCTCGGCAACGAGCTGGATGCCCAGGAACACGCCCTTGGCGGTGATGGGGGAGGGATCGCCCGTACCATCAGGCAGGCCGACCACATGGCGCGTGGTGCGCCGGGCGCTGAGCATGTCAGCCGGGCTGACGCCCACATCCTCAGCCGAGATGTAATGCCCGTTCAGCGAGTCCACGGCGCGGCCAAACGCCTGGAACAGCGCGTCGCGGTCGAAATCGCCTTCCGGCTTGATGATGACGCTCTTGCCGCCGCCAATCGGCAAATCGGCCATGATGTTCTTGTAGCTCATGCCTTGCGACAGGCGCAGCACGTCGGTCACGGCGTCAGCAGAGCTCTCATAGGCCCACATGCGGCAGCCGCCCACGGCCGGGCCGCGCACGGTGGAATGCACGGCGAGGATCGCCTGCAACCCCGTAGCCGGGTCGGTGGCAAACAATACCTTCTCATGATTATCGAACGCGGGGTGTTCAAACACGCTGGCAGGCACGCTCATGGGGGAGTTCCTTTTTGAAGACGCGCTGGCGTTCAGCGCGATGGCAGCGGTATCAACGGCGAGGGTGGGTGCTTTGCCCGAAACATGCCCTTCAAGACCGGATCCGCCCGTTTCATGGCCGCCATTTACGCGCCGTGCGGCGTTAACGCAAGTCGCGGAAATATAACGCAGTTTGTCCGGTCAAAGTGTGCGCGGCAGAATTTCGCGGATGCGAAGGCGCAGGGAGGGCAAAACCTCGTTTTCAAACCATGGGTTCCGCTTGAGCCAGCCCGAATTGCGCCAGCTGGGATGCGGCAGCGCAACATACTGCGGAAAGAATTCTCGCCAGCGCAGCACGGTTCCTGTGAGCGTCGCTGAAGAGGGCAAGGCCAGATAGCGGCGTTGGGCGTGCAGCCCGACCAGCAGAATCATCTCCACATCGGGCAGGCTGGCGGTTACGCGGTCATGCCAGAGCGGGGCGCATTCGCGCCGGGGCGGCAGGTCTGATCCCTTCGCATCAAGGCCGGGAAAGCAGAAACCCATGGGCGTGATCGCAAACAGGCGCGGATCATAGAACTCCGCCTCGCTGACCCCCATCCAGTCCCGCAGCCGGTCACCCGACGGATCAGTGAAGGGACGCCCCGATGCTTGCACGCGGGTGCCGGGTGCCTGACCGATAATGCGGATGCGGGCCGATGCGCTGCCCTGCAGGACCGGGCGGCAGGGATGGCCAAGCGCTGGCTGGCACACCCGGCAGGCGCGGATGTCTGTGGCCAGCGTATTAAAATCGTCAGCCATCGGCCTCGGGCGGCGCGTCCGACGCGACGGGCAGGGACAGGCGGTAGACACCCTTGAAGTCGTCCGGGTCCACCGGCTTGCCTTTGCGCAGGATGGAAATCTCGCCCTTGCGGGCCATGCCGACGGCCACGCCGCGCACTTCGCGCATGCGCTTTTGCCACTCCTCCGGCCAGACGGCGCGGGCCGCTTCTGACGGGCAGATCGATTTACCGGCACCGCGTTGCTCGACGAGGGCGAGAATCGCGCTTTCTATCGTTTGCTTGTTCATGGACTGGAGATAGCGCCGATCATGCGCCGTGACCACCGCCCCTACTGGATGCACCGCGCGTGGGAGGCGTATGAGAACGCCTGGGTCTCCCATTTCGTCAAAGCCCATTTTGAGGCCCTTGGCCCGGACCCCAAAATCGTGCGCCCCTGGAATATGGAAGTGTTCGGGCCGAACATCCGGGTAGGGCGGGCGTTGCATGTGGTCACCCGTAGCGATCAGCCGGTCAGCTTCACCGTCTGGTCGCCCGGCGATGTGCCCGGCTCCATCACGATTGGCGATTGCTGCTTTTTCGCGGGCGGGGTGCGCCTGCTGGCGGGCGGGTCGATCACCATCGGCGATGGCGCGCTGATCGCGAAATCCGTCACCATTACCGATTCTGACTGGCACGGGCTGTATGACCGCATCGATCCGCGCCCCGAAAGCAAGCCCGTCACCATTGGCCGCAATGTCTGGATTGGTGACGGCGCCTTTGTCGGCAAGGGCATCAGTATCGGTGATAATGCGGTCATCGGCGCGCGCAGCGTCGTGACCCGCGATGTGCCTGCCAACACGGTCGTTGCGGGCAATCCGGCAAGGCCGGTCAAAGAGCTCGACCCTGACGGTCCCTACAAGACCCGCATGGATTTGCTCGGCGATCCCAAGGGGCTGAACGCCTTCATGGAGAATGCCTATCGCGACGCGCTCAAAGGCAATTCCACCCTTGGCTGGCTACGCAGCAGGCTGTGGCCGAAGGCGGGTGATTAGGGCGACTAGCCTCTCTTGGCCCGGCATGAAACGCCACCAGCCCATCGCCGCATAGATCAGAATGGTCCCGCCAATCCAGCCGCCCGCAAAGATGGCAACGATCAGCAGCCAGTCGATAGGCCCGCCTGCATCGGTAAAGCCGGACTTGGTGACATGGGCCATCAGTACCAGGGCAGCGGCCCCGGCGAGCAGGGCAAACGCCTGGGACCGCACGAGGCGCCCACTGGACAGGCCGCGTTCGCGCACGATGATCCAGCCAAAACCTGTCAGCCCGCAGAGCGCCAGCGCGCCGAGAATCCAGAACCAGATTCCCATCATTTCCAGCAGCACGGCCAGCATCACGCCGGGATCAAGTTCCTGCACCGCGCGTCCTCCTTACGCTTCGCCGCGCAGCATCGACACATAGGTCGGCTTCAGCGCGATCGTCTTCATCACCCAGGAAATCCAGAGCTCTTCCAGCGGTGCAATCACGCCGGGGAAGGAAGGGGTTAGATTGTCCTGATAATCGAACTCCACCAGCATGGCCCGGCCCAGCCGGGTGATGAGCGGGCAGGAGGTGTAGCCGTCATAGCGGCTGTCGCTTTGTGTGCCGGCCAGTTCTGCGGCCAGATGATCGATGGCTACCGGCACCTGCCATTTCACGCTGGCGGCTGTCTTGCCCTTGGGTACACCGGTCGCATCACCGACGACGAAGACGTTGGGGAAGCGGACATGGCGCAGAGTGTACCGGTCCACCTCCGCCCAGCCATCGAAGGCATAGGGGCCGCTCGTCCAGGCAAGCGGGCTGTTGCGCAGAGCAGCGGCCGCGCGCATGGGCGGGATCACATTGATGAAGTCGTAAGCGCGCTCCACCTCGCCGCCGGGCGTATCGAAGACGGCCCGGCGCGCGCCTGGATCAATCGATTTGAGGACGTGGCCGTAAAGCGTGTCGACGGCGCGGTCCTGATAGAGCATGCGCACCTTCTCAGAGACAATCGGCACGCTGAAGAGCACGTTGTTATGAGCGGCGTACGTTAGCGCAGACCGGCTGCGTGTGCCGCGCCGCCGCAATATGTCGTCCACGATGAAGGTGTATTTCAGCGGCGCGCCCGCGCATTTCATTTCCGTGGCTGGGCGCAGGAAGAGCGCCTCCCCGCCGGTTTCGGCAAACCGGTCAAGCGACCGCCAGGTGGCTTCAGCGGCCTCCGGGCTGTGATAGACGCTGCCCAGACCGTTTTGCCCGATAAGGCTGGTATCCATGCCCTCGATGGCACCGTAATCGAGGTCGATGCCCACGGCCGCGAATAGGTAATCATAGCGCACACGCTGGCCCGTGCTGGTCACCACCGTGTTGGCGTCAGGATCAAACTCGGCCACGCCTGCCTCGATCCAGTTCACGTCACGTGGCAGATAGGAGGCGGTCCGGCTGACCGAATAGCGCGCCGGTTGCAGGCCCGCCGCGATCAGGGTGAAGCCGGGCTGATAAAGATGGCGTACGCGCGGATCGATAATGGTGATACGTGCGCCGTCCAGCCGCTGCGCGAGGCGGGAGGCTGCGGTCAGCCCTGCGGCACCTGCGCCTGCGATGACGATATGTGCGCTGGTCTGAACCCGCTCTGGCGCAGGTGCGCAGGCTGATACCAGGCCACCTGCGGCCAGTCCTGCCGCGCCCATCTGGAGAAACGTCCGGCGGCCGATCTGAAACCCGGCGCCTGGGGAGAATGTGGGGCGCGATGGCCCTTCATTGCGCATGGCGATTCCCTTGGTCCAACCCTTTAAGCCCCACACTATGTGTGGTCTTTAAAGTTACCAAGGCGTTTCACATGGTGCGCGATCCGGTCCGGATAGTGTGGCGCCTAGAGTCCAAACAATCCGCCCGGCAGGGCGCCGATCACGGCGCCGGTCATTAGCGTTGCCAGCGTGCCAGAGATCAGTGCGCGCGGGGCCAGCGAGAGAATGTCTGCCCGGCGTGAGGGCGCGACCGCAATGAGGCCGCCGATCAGGATGCCGACGGACGAGAAATTGGCAAAGCCGCACACCGCATAGGTCATGATGAGGCGCGAGCGCGCGGACAGCTCATCGCCAGTGTTGGACAGCGCGTCATAGGCGAAAATCTCGTTCAGCGCGGTTTTCAGCCCCATGATGGAGCCTGCGGTTTGCGCTTCTGCCCACGGAATGCCGGCGAGCCATACCAGAGGCGCAAAGAACCAGCCGAGCACCCGCTCCACCGACATCGGCGCGCCATTGATCTCGCCAGCCGTCGCCAGCGAGAAATTGATCAGCGCCACGATAGCGGTGAACACCAGCAGCATGGCGATGATGTTCACAAACAGGCGCACACCGTCCGACACGCCGGTCGTCAGCGCATCCATCGAGGAATGGTAGAGATTGACCGGCACCTTCTCCTTGCTGGCCTGCTCCTCTGTTTCGTCCTGCGGGTGCATGAGGCGGGCGAGCAGCACCGCGGCCGGTACCGAGATCAGCGAGGCGGTGAGGATGTGGCCGGCGGCATCCGCGACCACGCCCGTCAGCTGGCTGACATAGATCGCCATCACCGAGCCTGCGACCGTGGAGAAGCCCACCGTCATGATGAGGAACAGGTCAGACCGGCTCATCGTGGGCAGGCGCGGGCGGATCAGTACCGGGCTTTCGGTCATGCCAAGAAAGATGTTCGCCGCTGCGCCAAGGCTCGCCGCGCCGGAGAGATTGAGGATACGCCGGAACAGGAGCGCAAAACCGCGCACGGCAAATTCCAGCACCCGCCAGCGCCAGAGCAGCGCCGAGATCGCCGACAGCACGATCACCATGGGCAGAGCCTGAAACGCGAAGATAAAGGTGGAGGCGTTGGCATCCGGGTTGATGAGGAAGGGAGCTTCTCCACCGCCGACATAGCCGAAGACGAAGCTCGTCCCCATGGTGGTCGCGGCCTGCAGCACCTCCACCACGCCGGTCAGCGAGGCAAGGAAGGCGCGCGTGGGCGCAAAGCTGTAGAGGGCAAAGGCGATGGCAAACTGCACGATCACCGCGCCCAGGATCAGCACCCAGGGGGGCATTTTGCGCGGACCCAGCGCCCAGGCGATGGCGACAAAGGCGAACACGCCCAGAAGGCTGCGCAGCTGCAGGCCTATATCTTCCATGAATGTCCCCCGGACGGCAGGCGTGATGCGAGAAAGCGCGGGTGCTAGCCCGCCAAGTGTTAACGCACAATAGGCAGGGTGCAGACAAAGGGGAAGCGCTTGCAGGCTAGTGGGTGCAGGCCTTATGTGAAGGCCATGAACGCACCCGTCTGGTCACCCTGCATCAAGGTCTGTTTCGTCGATCCGCGCGAAGGGATTTGCGTCGGCTGTTTCCGCACCATGGAAGAGCTCGGCCGCTGGACGAAAATGAGCGAGGCCGAGCGCGAGGCGGTTAAACCCGCGCTGGATGAACGCCGTAGCGCCTATGAGACGAAGGTGAGGTAGCCACACCTCTTTTAGTTCCGCAACGCATCCGCGTTGCGATATTCCGCGAAAAGTCGCGGGCGCGCGTTCGCGCTTGCGGCGCTGCGCGCCGGGACAGCGGCATCCCTGAGCGCCTCCCACATCGTCATTCTGGAAACGCCGAAGGCGTTATCCGGAACCCAGCTTTTTATCTCT is drawn from Glycocaulis alkaliphilus and contains these coding sequences:
- the recN gene encoding DNA repair protein RecN, whose translation is MLASLSIRDIVLIDRLDLAFQPGLSALTGETGAGKSILLGALGLACGERADRAMVRAGADQGSAIAVFDLPDGHTALSLLDEAGISFEPGEPVILRRVITADGRSRAHVNDQPASVGLLRALGDVLVEIHGQHDGRGLLDPKSHKRLLDDYARNGARMAAVAQAWDTLSAARRHVEKLKADKARAAEEEVFLRDAVEALDALHPRLGEEEQLAAERRFLQQAETALSDLQAASEAFSGSDAVASRLNHALKGLERVRASLGADAAADSAQANAVSALDRASGALERALIEFDEAESALTDAASAFEVEPGALERAEERLFALRALARKHQVEVDALPALRAELAERLDAVADGEGRTREAEAALKAAEADYARAASALSEARKTQGEKLAAAVMAELAPLKLEKARFRVAVTSDETRAGPSGWDSVAFEVSTNPGAPFGPLDRIASGGELSRFALALKVCLAGSDSGIVMVFDEVDQGVGGAVADAVGHRLARLAEGGQALVVTHSPQVAARAGHHWKIAKSEEGEAMRTRVVPLDGRERREEIARMLSGAEVTEAARAAADELMAS
- a CDS encoding acyltransferase, which translates into the protein MRRDHRPYWMHRAWEAYENAWVSHFVKAHFEALGPDPKIVRPWNMEVFGPNIRVGRALHVVTRSDQPVSFTVWSPGDVPGSITIGDCCFFAGGVRLLAGGSITIGDGALIAKSVTITDSDWHGLYDRIDPRPESKPVTIGRNVWIGDGAFVGKGISIGDNAVIGARSVVTRDVPANTVVAGNPARPVKELDPDGPYKTRMDLLGDPKGLNAFMENAYRDALKGNSTLGWLRSRLWPKAGD
- a CDS encoding DUF1289 domain-containing protein; protein product: MNAPVWSPCIKVCFVDPREGICVGCFRTMEELGRWTKMSEAEREAVKPALDERRSAYETKVR
- the ligA gene encoding NAD-dependent DNA ligase LigA, encoding MSSEIENLSPEAAAAEHARLAEEIAAHDRAYYAEDAPVITDAEYDGLRARLEALEAAFPELAHAESPTQTIGAKPSGKFAEVRHAVPMLSLGNAFDEDDVAAFEARIRRFLNLKDDETLAFTAEPKIDGLSASLRYEKGVLRSGATRGDGQTGENVTENLKTLNEIPKTLTGDVPDVLEVRGEVYLSHADFAALNAAQEAAGKPAYKNPRNAAAGSLRQIDPEITATRPLRFFAYAWGEVSEPLADTQSGAVERLKALGFTTNDDMKRCEGVDALLAHYRDLEARRAELGYDIDGVVYKVDRLDWQARLGFVARAPRWAIAHKFSPEKAVTKLNNIEIQVGRTGALTPVAKLEPVTVGGVVVSNATLHNEDYIRGVGKDGEPIRGGTDIRIGDTVIVQRAGDVIPQIVDVLKDRRDGSEQAFVFPKVCPCPLQTPAEREVNPRTGEVNAVTRCTGEFACPYQRKEHLKHFVARKAFDIEGLGEKQVEAFYEEGIVKEPADIFTLAARNGDGQITPPIAEREGWGEKSAANLFDSIEARRSIGLARFINALGVRHVGEETSRLLARTYGSWDAFEAAAARAGEEGEAREAMLGVDGLGDTAVDAIGRFFAEEHNRAALARLLDQVKVEDAEAVATDSPVAGKTVVFTGALERFTRDEAKARAQSLGAKVAGSVSAKTDYLIAGPGAGSKLKKATELGVTTLTEDEWLVLIGG
- a CDS encoding DUF3253 domain-containing protein, yielding MNKQTIESAILALVEQRGAGKSICPSEAARAVWPEEWQKRMREVRGVAVGMARKGEISILRKGKPVDPDDFKGVYRLSLPVASDAPPEADG
- a CDS encoding NupC/NupG family nucleoside CNT transporter, which gives rise to MEDIGLQLRSLLGVFAFVAIAWALGPRKMPPWVLILGAVIVQFAIAFALYSFAPTRAFLASLTGVVEVLQAATTMGTSFVFGYVGGGEAPFLINPDANASTFIFAFQALPMVIVLSAISALLWRWRVLEFAVRGFALLFRRILNLSGAASLGAAANIFLGMTESPVLIRPRLPTMSRSDLFLIMTVGFSTVAGSVMAIYVSQLTGVVADAAGHILTASLISVPAAVLLARLMHPQDETEEQASKEKVPVNLYHSSMDALTTGVSDGVRLFVNIIAMLLVFTAIVALINFSLATAGEINGAPMSVERVLGWFFAPLVWLAGIPWAEAQTAGSIMGLKTALNEIFAYDALSNTGDELSARSRLIMTYAVCGFANFSSVGILIGGLIAVAPSRRADILSLAPRALISGTLATLMTGAVIGALPGGLFGL
- a CDS encoding uracil-DNA glycosylase family protein, whose protein sequence is MADDFNTLATDIRACRVCQPALGHPCRPVLQGSASARIRIIGQAPGTRVQASGRPFTDPSGDRLRDWMGVSEAEFYDPRLFAITPMGFCFPGLDAKGSDLPPRRECAPLWHDRVTASLPDVEMILLVGLHAQRRYLALPSSATLTGTVLRWREFFPQYVALPHPSWRNSGWLKRNPWFENEVLPSLRLRIREILPRTL
- a CDS encoding NAD(P)/FAD-dependent oxidoreductase — protein: MGAAGLAAGGLVSACAPAPERVQTSAHIVIAGAGAAGLTAASRLAQRLDGARITIIDPRVRHLYQPGFTLIAAGLQPARYSVSRTASYLPRDVNWIEAGVAEFDPDANTVVTSTGQRVRYDYLFAAVGIDLDYGAIEGMDTSLIGQNGLGSVYHSPEAAEATWRSLDRFAETGGEALFLRPATEMKCAGAPLKYTFIVDDILRRRGTRSRSALTYAAHNNVLFSVPIVSEKVRMLYQDRAVDTLYGHVLKSIDPGARRAVFDTPGGEVERAYDFINVIPPMRAAAALRNSPLAWTSGPYAFDGWAEVDRYTLRHVRFPNVFVVGDATGVPKGKTAASVKWQVPVAIDHLAAELAGTQSDSRYDGYTSCPLITRLGRAMLVEFDYQDNLTPSFPGVIAPLEELWISWVMKTIALKPTYVSMLRGEA
- a CDS encoding DUF5368 domain-containing protein produces the protein MQELDPGVMLAVLLEMMGIWFWILGALALCGLTGFGWIIVRERGLSSGRLVRSQAFALLAGAAALVLMAHVTKSGFTDAGGPIDWLLIVAIFAGGWIGGTILIYAAMGWWRFMPGQERLVALITRLRPQPAA
- a CDS encoding Leu/Phe/Val dehydrogenase → MSVPASVFEHPAFDNHEKVLFATDPATGLQAILAVHSTVRGPAVGGCRMWAYESSADAVTDVLRLSQGMSYKNIMADLPIGGGKSVIIKPEGDFDRDALFQAFGRAVDSLNGHYISAEDVGVSPADMLSARRTTRHVVGLPDGTGDPSPITAKGVFLGIQLVAEKALGNSSLAGVRIAVQGATGHVGSYLCEHLAKAGAELTLTDIHEDALQALAAKLGAKTVGKDDIYDVEADIFAPCALGSIINEKTIDRLKVRAVAGAANNQLATREMGAELMKRKIAYAPDYVINAGGIINIMGEIDARFDKKWVEGKLQGLKSTLGEILDTAENEGRPANLIADEIARQRIEDARSGNNLQAAE
- a CDS encoding outer membrane protein assembly factor BamD translates to MPRGQELLNATRLILIISLSALVLAGCQGNRNRAELAYVARPVETLYNNAFRELERRRYTQAAALFDEVERQHPFSEWARRSMLMAAFANYQATRYEQAIANAERFIALHPGSSSAPYAYYLIAISHYERIYDVGRDQSTTQAAYDALQQVVRRFPDSPYARDARLKIDMTRDHLAGKDMDVGRWYLRNGFHLAAIGRFQNVVREYGTTSHVPEALHRLVEAYVAMGVAEEARQVAAVLGHNFPGSAWYQDSYTLLTSRGIDVPGEGIEESDPGLLRRAMSRIFG